A single genomic interval of Mycolicibacterium sp. MU0053 harbors:
- a CDS encoding glycosyltransferase family 4 protein, protein MRVAIVAESFLPNVNGVTNSVLRVLEHLRRTGHEALVIAPDTPRRQPRADRVHDGIRVHRVPSRMFPKVTSLPLGIPWPRMVGVLRGFDPDVVHLASPALLGWGGVLAARHLGVPTVAVFQTDIAGFAESYGMAMASRAAWAWTRQLHAKADRTLAPSTSAMHDLAAHGIPRVHRWARGVDVTGFAPSARSAALRRVWSPAGKPVVGFVGRLAPEKHVERLAALARRDDLQVVIVGAGVDRRKLESVLPAAVFTGALYGSELAAAYASMDVFVHPGEHETFCQAVQEAMASGLPVIAPDAGGPRDLVTPMQTGLLLPVAEFEQRLDAAVDHLIAERGRYAVAARRSVLGRTWPVICDELLGHYAAVSSTPSSSLPASGRVPGRHTG, encoded by the coding sequence GTGCGCGTTGCGATTGTCGCAGAAAGTTTCCTCCCGAACGTCAACGGTGTCACCAACTCGGTGCTTCGGGTGCTGGAACATCTGCGTCGCACCGGGCACGAGGCGCTGGTGATCGCCCCGGACACCCCGCGCCGGCAACCCCGGGCCGACCGCGTGCACGACGGCATCCGGGTGCACCGGGTCCCGTCGCGGATGTTTCCGAAGGTGACCTCGCTGCCGCTGGGGATCCCCTGGCCGCGGATGGTGGGGGTGCTGCGCGGCTTCGACCCCGACGTCGTGCATCTGGCCTCGCCGGCCCTGCTCGGCTGGGGCGGGGTGCTCGCGGCGCGCCACCTGGGCGTGCCGACCGTCGCGGTGTTCCAGACCGACATCGCCGGTTTTGCCGAAAGCTACGGGATGGCGATGGCCTCGCGGGCAGCCTGGGCGTGGACGCGGCAACTGCACGCCAAGGCCGATCGCACCCTGGCCCCGTCCACCTCGGCCATGCACGACCTTGCCGCCCACGGGATTCCGCGGGTACACAGGTGGGCCCGCGGCGTCGACGTCACCGGGTTCGCGCCGTCGGCCCGCAGCGCCGCGCTGCGCCGAGTCTGGTCGCCGGCCGGCAAGCCGGTGGTGGGCTTCGTCGGCCGGTTGGCGCCGGAGAAGCACGTGGAGCGGCTGGCGGCGCTGGCGCGGCGCGACGATCTGCAGGTGGTGATCGTCGGTGCCGGCGTCGACCGGCGCAAGCTCGAATCCGTCTTGCCCGCAGCGGTGTTCACCGGCGCGCTGTACGGATCGGAGCTGGCCGCGGCGTATGCCAGCATGGACGTCTTCGTACACCCGGGCGAGCACGAGACGTTCTGTCAGGCCGTCCAGGAGGCGATGGCTTCGGGACTGCCGGTGATCGCACCCGATGCCGGCGGGCCGCGCGACCTGGTGACCCCCATGCAGACCGGTCTGCTGCTGCCGGTCGCCGAGTTCGAACAGCGCCTCGACGCGGCCGTCGACCACCTGATCGCCGAGCGCGGCCGGTACGCGGTGGCCGCGCGGCGCAGCGTGCTGGGCCGCACCTGGCCCGTGATCTGCGACGAACTCCTGGGCCACTACGCCGCCGTCTCCTCCACACCCTCTTCGTCTCTTCCCGCGAGCGGGCGCGTCCCCGGCCGACACACCGGGTAA
- a CDS encoding thioredoxin domain-containing protein produces the protein MRAPEGVTMGWRGLLAAAAVAALLLSGCTTTITGAARPDLRGPGVELTPDGAGIILGFTDAAVQLELFTEPQCHRCAYLQSEYGDEIKSHLDSGRLALTYRPMMFLDDVTGSGYSATVTNALFLAVDPAVSAGGYQGFVQQLWAHQDLSQLRFSDGDFAAIATRSGLPAPVVQSIGQGTDAVDTAAVADVNAALLEEVYGEVATPVVYDPASRETLDIDDPRWLADLMRSA, from the coding sequence ATGCGCGCACCGGAAGGGGTCACCATGGGTTGGCGAGGCTTGCTGGCGGCGGCCGCGGTGGCGGCGCTGCTGCTGAGCGGGTGCACCACCACGATCACCGGGGCGGCCCGCCCGGATCTGCGCGGCCCCGGGGTGGAGCTGACGCCGGACGGGGCCGGGATCATCCTCGGGTTCACCGACGCCGCGGTGCAGTTGGAGCTGTTCACCGAACCGCAGTGCCACCGCTGCGCCTACCTGCAGTCCGAGTACGGCGACGAGATCAAGTCCCACCTCGATTCGGGCCGGCTGGCCCTCACCTACCGGCCGATGATGTTCCTCGACGACGTGACGGGCAGCGGCTATTCGGCGACGGTGACCAATGCGTTGTTCCTCGCGGTCGATCCAGCGGTCTCGGCCGGCGGTTATCAGGGTTTCGTCCAGCAACTCTGGGCCCATCAGGACCTGTCGCAGCTGCGCTTCTCCGACGGCGACTTCGCGGCGATCGCCACCCGCAGCGGCCTGCCCGCCCCGGTGGTGCAGAGCATCGGCCAAGGCACGGATGCGGTCGACACCGCGGCGGTCGCCGACGTCAACGCCGCACTGCTGGAGGAGGTGTACGGCGAGGTCGCCACGCCCGTCGTCTACGACCCGGCGAGCCGGGAAACCCTCGACATCGACGACCCCCGCTGGCTGGCCGATCTGATGCGGTCGGCGTGA
- a CDS encoding DUF3592 domain-containing protein, protein MKAELKPVLRQLLPSKPIDAPDTPRRKVLRWAKTGVWILAVVVTLQSLLLVAGAWRNDRQIEANMGVAQAEVLSAGPRRSTIEFVTSDRVTYRPELGVLYPSELATGMRIYVEYDRADPDLVRVQHRNATLAIIPAGSIAVLGWVVAFGALAGLAALERRVL, encoded by the coding sequence GTGAAGGCCGAGCTCAAACCCGTTCTGCGGCAACTCTTACCGAGCAAACCCATCGACGCGCCGGATACGCCGCGTCGAAAGGTGTTGCGGTGGGCCAAGACCGGCGTCTGGATCCTGGCGGTGGTGGTGACGTTGCAGTCGCTGCTGCTGGTGGCCGGCGCGTGGCGCAACGACCGCCAGATCGAGGCGAACATGGGGGTGGCGCAGGCCGAGGTGCTCAGCGCCGGCCCGCGCCGGTCCACCATCGAATTCGTGACGTCGGACCGCGTCACCTACCGGCCGGAGCTCGGCGTGCTCTATCCGTCCGAGCTGGCCACCGGCATGCGCATCTACGTCGAATACGACAGAGCAGATCCGGATCTGGTGCGGGTGCAGCACCGCAATGCGACGTTGGCCATCATCCCGGCCGGTTCGATCGCGGTGCTGGGCTGGGTGGTCGCCTTCGGCGCGCTGGCCGGACTCGCGGCCCTCGAACGACGCGTGCTGTGA
- the menD gene encoding 2-succinyl-5-enolpyruvyl-6-hydroxy-3-cyclohexene-1-carboxylic-acid synthase, with the protein MNPSTAQARIVVDELIRGGVRDVVLCPGSRNAPLAFALEAADRAGRIRLHVRIDERTAGYLAIGLAVAAGAPVCVAMTSGTAVANLGPAVVEANYARVPLIVLSANRPYELLGTGANQTMEQLGYFGTQVRANISLGLAEGSPERMDVLNAKWRSATCRVLVAAKGSRSANAGPVQFDIPLREPLVPDRETDGGAGPPDGRPDGRPWTFTPPVTFDQPLDIDLGPDTVVIAGHGAGMQPNLAGLPTIAEPTAPLPANPLHPLALPLLRPHQVIMLGRPTLHRPVSALLADPSVPVFALTTGPRWPDVSGNSQATGTRAVVSGEPSPAWLRRCSEVNRHAVEAVRSQLKAHPVTTGLHVAAEVADALRDGDQLVLGASNPVRDAALVGLAEAGSARGITVRSNRGVAGIDGTVSTAIGAALAHDRVAGGRTVALIGDLTFVHDSSGLLIGPTEPTPRQLTIVVSNDNGGGIFELLEQGDPRFSDVSSRIFGTPHDVDIAALCRAYHVECRQVEAAELAAVLDEPFTGMRVVEVKADRSSLRQLHASIKAAL; encoded by the coding sequence GTGAACCCATCGACGGCCCAGGCGCGCATCGTCGTTGACGAATTGATTCGTGGCGGCGTGCGGGATGTGGTGCTGTGCCCCGGATCGCGTAATGCGCCGTTGGCGTTCGCCCTGGAGGCCGCCGACCGTGCGGGTCGGATCCGGTTGCACGTGCGCATCGACGAACGCACCGCGGGATACCTGGCCATCGGCCTGGCGGTGGCCGCCGGCGCGCCCGTGTGCGTGGCGATGACCTCCGGAACCGCGGTGGCCAACCTGGGGCCCGCCGTGGTCGAGGCCAACTACGCGCGGGTGCCGTTGATCGTGTTGAGCGCCAACCGGCCCTACGAACTGCTGGGGACCGGGGCGAATCAGACCATGGAGCAGCTCGGCTACTTCGGTACCCAGGTGCGCGCCAACATCAGCCTGGGGTTGGCCGAGGGGTCTCCGGAGCGGATGGACGTGCTCAACGCGAAGTGGCGCTCGGCGACGTGCCGGGTCCTGGTGGCCGCCAAGGGATCCCGCAGTGCCAACGCCGGCCCCGTCCAGTTCGACATCCCGCTGCGCGAACCGCTGGTGCCCGACCGCGAAACCGATGGTGGCGCGGGCCCACCCGACGGACGTCCCGACGGCCGGCCGTGGACCTTCACCCCGCCGGTGACCTTCGATCAGCCGTTGGACATCGATCTGGGTCCGGACACCGTGGTGATCGCCGGCCACGGCGCCGGGATGCAGCCCAACCTGGCCGGCCTGCCGACCATCGCCGAGCCCACCGCGCCGCTGCCCGCCAACCCGCTGCACCCGCTGGCGTTGCCGCTGCTGCGGCCGCATCAGGTGATCATGCTGGGACGGCCGACGCTGCACCGGCCGGTCTCGGCGCTGCTGGCCGATCCGTCGGTGCCGGTGTTCGCCCTGACCACCGGGCCGCGCTGGCCCGATGTCTCGGGCAACTCGCAGGCCACCGGCACCCGCGCGGTGGTCAGCGGGGAGCCGAGCCCGGCGTGGTTGCGGCGCTGCTCGGAGGTCAACCGGCACGCGGTCGAGGCGGTGCGCAGTCAGCTCAAGGCGCATCCGGTGACGACCGGCCTGCATGTGGCGGCCGAGGTCGCCGATGCGCTGCGCGACGGGGACCAGCTGGTGCTCGGCGCTTCCAACCCGGTCCGCGACGCGGCGCTGGTCGGCCTCGCCGAGGCCGGCTCCGCCCGCGGCATCACGGTGCGCTCCAACCGCGGGGTGGCCGGCATCGACGGGACGGTCTCGACGGCCATCGGCGCCGCGCTGGCCCACGACCGCGTCGCCGGGGGCCGCACGGTGGCGCTGATCGGGGACCTCACCTTCGTTCACGACAGCTCGGGGCTGTTGATCGGGCCCACCGAACCCACCCCGCGCCAGTTGACCATCGTGGTCTCCAACGACAACGGCGGCGGCATCTTCGAGCTGCTCGAACAGGGCGATCCGCGGTTCTCCGATGTGTCCTCGCGGATCTTCGGCACCCCGCACGACGTCGACATCGCGGCGCTGTGCCGGGCCTATCACGTCGAGTGCCGGCAGGTCGAGGCCGCCGAGTTGGCCGCGGTGCTCGACGAACCGTTCACCGGGATGCGGGTCGTGGAGGTGAAGGCCGACCGGTCGTCGCTGCGGCAGCTGCACGCGTCCATCAAGGCCGCGCTGTGA
- a CDS encoding alpha/beta fold hydrolase, with the protein MNLAYEDRGTGDPVLFIAGRGGAGRTWHLHQVPAFRRAGFRTITFDNRGVGATENASAFTTETMVADTATLIDELVGGPVRVVGVSMGSFIAQELMLSRPELVSQAVLMATRGRHDRAREFFNAAERTMMDAGVQVPPEYDAKVRMMENFSPKTLNDDRSADDWIQMFTMWPTKATPGLRQQLEINPGANRLSVYRSIATPVLVLGFADDVLLPPHLGKEVADALPNGRYLEIPDAGHLGFIERPDVVNTAILEFFSSTGGVTP; encoded by the coding sequence ATCAATCTGGCCTACGAAGACCGTGGTACCGGTGATCCGGTGCTCTTCATCGCCGGGCGCGGCGGCGCCGGACGCACCTGGCACCTGCACCAGGTCCCGGCCTTCCGCCGGGCCGGGTTCCGCACCATCACTTTCGACAACCGCGGCGTCGGTGCCACCGAGAACGCCAGCGCGTTCACCACCGAAACCATGGTGGCCGACACCGCCACGCTGATCGACGAACTCGTCGGCGGCCCGGTGCGGGTGGTCGGGGTGTCGATGGGGTCGTTCATCGCGCAGGAACTGATGCTCTCCCGGCCCGAGTTGGTCAGCCAGGCGGTGCTGATGGCCACCCGGGGCCGCCACGACCGCGCGCGCGAATTCTTCAACGCCGCCGAGCGCACCATGATGGATGCCGGGGTGCAGGTGCCACCGGAGTACGACGCGAAAGTTCGCATGATGGAGAACTTTTCGCCGAAGACGCTGAACGACGACCGCAGCGCCGACGACTGGATCCAGATGTTCACCATGTGGCCCACCAAGGCCACCCCCGGCCTGCGCCAGCAGTTGGAGATCAACCCTGGGGCCAACCGGTTGTCGGTCTACCGGTCCATCGCCACCCCGGTGCTGGTGCTGGGATTCGCCGACGATGTGCTGCTGCCGCCGCACCTGGGCAAGGAGGTCGCCGATGCCCTGCCCAACGGCCGCTACCTGGAGATTCCGGACGCCGGGCACCTCGGCTTCATCGAACGCCCCGACGTCGTCAACACCGCGATCCTGGAGTTTTTCTCCTCGACTGGTGGTGTGACACCCTGA
- a CDS encoding DJ-1/PfpI family protein, with amino-acid sequence MTQIAIVLYPNFTALDFIGPYEVLHRLPDAEVRLLWHETGPLTADSGVLMIGATHTFDETPAPDVVLVPGGPGCVEVARDEQVLDWLRRAHHGAAWTTSVCSGSMVLAAAGLLDGKRATSHWSTLPTLKMFGVTPVGDERIVHEGDTVTAAGVSAGIDLGLWLAARLAGEARAKAVQLGIEYDPQPPFDSGHVSKASAATRATATALLSKDMAKPALLKAGALLAWDRAIATARGRRRKRAISA; translated from the coding sequence ATGACCCAGATCGCGATCGTCCTCTATCCGAACTTCACCGCGTTGGACTTCATCGGACCGTATGAGGTGCTGCACCGGCTGCCCGATGCCGAGGTGCGCCTCCTCTGGCATGAGACGGGCCCGCTGACCGCCGACTCCGGGGTGCTGATGATCGGCGCCACCCACACCTTCGACGAGACCCCGGCACCGGATGTGGTGCTGGTGCCGGGCGGGCCCGGCTGCGTCGAGGTGGCACGCGACGAGCAGGTGCTGGACTGGCTGCGCCGCGCGCACCACGGCGCCGCGTGGACGACCTCGGTGTGCTCGGGCTCGATGGTGCTGGCCGCGGCCGGTCTGCTCGACGGCAAGCGCGCCACGTCGCACTGGTCGACGTTGCCCACGCTGAAGATGTTCGGCGTCACCCCGGTGGGCGACGAACGCATCGTGCACGAGGGCGACACCGTGACCGCCGCGGGCGTCTCGGCGGGCATCGATCTGGGGCTGTGGCTGGCGGCTCGGCTCGCCGGCGAGGCCAGGGCCAAGGCCGTTCAGCTGGGCATCGAATACGATCCGCAGCCGCCGTTCGACTCCGGCCATGTCTCCAAGGCCTCGGCGGCCACCCGGGCCACCGCCACCGCGCTGCTGTCCAAGGACATGGCCAAGCCCGCGCTGCTGAAGGCGGGTGCGCTGCTGGCCTGGGACCGCGCCATCGCCACCGCCCGGGGCCGCCGCCGCAAGCGGGCGATTTCGGCGTGA
- a CDS encoding GlxA family transcriptional regulator: MRTTVVLLGFPGVQSLDVVGPFEVFATASLVLAGGGNPDVGYDVTLVSAGGEPVRTDSGLELAAHPLPAAGSVDTVLLPGGTGVEGARRDPELMAWIRRVSGTARRVVSVCTGATLAAEAGLLDGCRATTHWAFAQRLADEYPGVEVDPEPIFVRSSERVWTAAGVTAGIDLALALVEDDHGTEVAQTVARYLVLYLRRPGGQTQFAAPVWMPRAKRAPIRAVQEVVEAEPGGRHSIPELARRAAMSPRHFIRVFTAEVGESPGAYVERIRTEAARRQLEETDDTVVAIAARCGFGTSETMRRNFVRRIGISPDQYRRSFV; the protein is encoded by the coding sequence ATGCGAACAACGGTCGTGCTGCTGGGCTTTCCGGGGGTGCAGTCCCTGGACGTCGTCGGCCCGTTCGAGGTGTTCGCGACGGCCTCGCTGGTGTTGGCCGGCGGCGGCAACCCCGATGTCGGATACGACGTCACGCTGGTGTCGGCCGGCGGAGAGCCGGTCCGCACCGACAGCGGACTCGAGTTGGCGGCGCACCCGCTGCCCGCGGCCGGGTCCGTCGACACCGTGTTGTTGCCCGGCGGCACGGGCGTCGAGGGCGCCCGCCGCGACCCGGAGTTGATGGCGTGGATTCGGCGGGTGTCGGGCACCGCGCGCCGCGTCGTCAGCGTGTGCACCGGCGCGACGCTGGCGGCCGAGGCCGGCCTGCTCGACGGCTGCCGGGCCACCACCCACTGGGCGTTCGCGCAGCGGCTGGCCGACGAGTACCCGGGCGTGGAGGTGGATCCCGAACCGATCTTCGTGCGCAGCTCGGAGCGGGTGTGGACGGCGGCGGGGGTGACCGCGGGCATCGACCTGGCGCTGGCCCTCGTCGAGGACGACCACGGCACCGAGGTGGCGCAGACGGTGGCCCGCTACCTGGTGCTCTACCTGCGCCGACCGGGCGGACAGACGCAGTTCGCGGCGCCGGTGTGGATGCCGCGGGCCAAACGCGCGCCGATCCGTGCGGTGCAAGAGGTCGTCGAAGCCGAGCCGGGCGGCCGGCACAGCATCCCGGAGCTGGCGCGCCGCGCCGCGATGAGTCCGCGGCATTTCATCCGGGTGTTCACCGCCGAGGTCGGCGAATCGCCGGGCGCCTACGTCGAGCGGATCCGCACCGAGGCGGCCCGCCGCCAGCTCGAGGAAACCGACGACACCGTCGTCGCCATCGCCGCGCGCTGCGGCTTCGGCACCTCGGAAACCATGCGCCGCAACTTTGTTCGCCGCATCGGCATCTCGCCGGACCAGTACCGCAGAAGTTTCGTCTGA
- a CDS encoding o-succinylbenzoate synthase: MEPLSDLLDRVHVVALPMRVRFRGITEREVALIDGPTGWGEFGAFTEYEPPEAACWLASAVESAFDRPPPRRRDRIAINATVPAVSAAEVPEVLARFPGAQTAKVKVAEPGQHLADDVARVNAVRAQLPTVRVDANGGWTVAEAVAAIDALTADGPLEYVEQPCRSVAELAEVRRRVSTPVAADESIRKAEDPLQVVRARAADVAVLKVAPLGGVSALLRIAEQIDIPVVISSALDSAVGIAVGLGAAAALPSLHHACGLGTGGLFVEDVAEVPAPVDGFLPVGPVAPDPARLAALRAAAPRRDWWLRRIAECYPLLS; encoded by the coding sequence GTGGAGCCCTTGAGCGATCTGCTGGACCGCGTGCACGTCGTCGCGTTGCCGATGCGGGTGCGGTTCCGCGGCATCACCGAGCGCGAGGTCGCGTTGATCGACGGCCCCACCGGCTGGGGCGAATTCGGGGCGTTCACCGAGTACGAGCCGCCCGAAGCCGCATGCTGGCTGGCCTCGGCGGTCGAGTCGGCCTTCGATCGGCCCCCGCCGCGCCGCCGCGACCGGATCGCCATCAACGCCACCGTGCCCGCGGTGTCTGCCGCCGAGGTCCCCGAGGTGCTGGCGCGCTTCCCCGGCGCGCAAACCGCCAAGGTCAAGGTCGCCGAGCCCGGCCAGCACCTGGCCGACGACGTGGCGCGGGTCAACGCGGTGCGGGCCCAGCTGCCCACGGTGCGGGTGGACGCCAACGGCGGCTGGACGGTCGCCGAGGCGGTGGCCGCGATCGATGCGCTGACCGCCGACGGCCCGCTGGAGTACGTCGAACAACCCTGTCGGTCGGTCGCCGAGTTGGCCGAGGTGCGGCGCCGGGTGTCCACGCCCGTCGCGGCCGATGAGAGCATCCGCAAGGCCGAGGATCCGCTGCAGGTCGTGCGCGCCCGCGCGGCCGATGTCGCGGTGCTCAAAGTGGCTCCGCTGGGCGGTGTTTCGGCGTTGCTGCGGATCGCCGAGCAGATCGACATCCCAGTGGTGATCTCCAGTGCGCTGGACTCGGCGGTGGGCATCGCCGTGGGTCTCGGGGCCGCGGCGGCGCTGCCGTCGCTGCACCACGCGTGCGGGCTGGGCACCGGCGGGCTGTTCGTCGAGGACGTGGCCGAGGTGCCGGCACCGGTCGACGGATTTCTCCCGGTGGGTCCGGTCGCCCCGGATCCGGCCCGGCTGGCCGCGTTGCGCGCCGCGGCGCCGCGGCGGGACTGGTGGCTGCGCCGGATCGCCGAGTGCTATCCGCTGTTGTCCTAA
- a CDS encoding YciI family protein produces the protein MRYMLIMRSTPEAEEAMKEVPFDEVVTHMGRYNEELINAGVMVAGEGLAPPEDGGFVVDFSADPPAVRDGAVGEAAVLFNGFWILEVATRDEAIGWATKCPLGPGIKLEVRRVPTIDEFPPDNEYVQKEKAWREKLKI, from the coding sequence ATGCGTTACATGCTGATCATGCGGTCGACCCCGGAGGCCGAGGAAGCCATGAAGGAAGTCCCGTTCGACGAGGTCGTGACCCACATGGGCCGCTACAACGAGGAACTCATCAACGCCGGGGTCATGGTGGCCGGCGAGGGCCTGGCCCCACCCGAGGACGGCGGTTTCGTCGTCGACTTCAGCGCGGACCCGCCCGCGGTGCGCGACGGGGCCGTCGGCGAGGCGGCCGTGCTGTTCAACGGCTTCTGGATTCTCGAAGTGGCCACCAGGGACGAGGCCATCGGGTGGGCCACGAAATGCCCGCTGGGCCCCGGGATCAAGCTCGAGGTGCGGCGGGTGCCGACCATCGACGAGTTCCCGCCGGACAACGAGTACGTCCAGAAGGAGAAGGCCTGGCGCGAAAAGCTCAAGATATGA
- a CDS encoding FAD-binding and (Fe-S)-binding domain-containing protein has product MLRMDPASLGALLRRAGVSDVLTDGTTRAAYSTDASLYRVPPLVVARPRHVDEVAAALAVCRAEGVPLTSRGGGTSIAGNAVGPGLVLDFSRHLNRVLAVDPEARTATVEPGVVQEVLQRHLAPRGLRFGPDPSSSSRCTIGGMVGNNACGTRALGYGRTSDNVLALRGLTGEGETLDAASTRSRLQRIGRDNLATIRTEFARFSRQVSGYGLENLLPERGFDLNRLLVGSEGTLAVLTEATVALVSEPAHRVLAVLGYPDIAAAGDATPQVLTHRPVACEGIDSRIVEVVRERFGPQAVPPLPAGAAWLFVELTGDDLADTVARAQRIGTDCGTVAAAVVSDPAQAAALWRIRADGAGLSSRSPAGLPAHAGWEDAAVPPERLGSYLRDFDALLADAGLTGLPYGHFGDGCLHIRIDFPLRKPGGTPAFRRFLEDAATLVAGYGGSLSGEHGDGRARSELLPLMYSPAALELFAAVKHVFDPGNILNPGVLVDPRPFDADLREPAAPSRRRDLALAYRHDGGDFTQAVHRCTGVGKCRADNSATGGVMCPSYLATGEEKDSTRGRARVLQEMINGTAVTGGWRAAEVHEALDLCLSCKGCLSDCPTGVDMAALKAEVLHQSYRHRPRPAAHYSLGWLPRWAKLAAAAPRLVNAATGLRGLGPLGTALAGVDRRRRIPEFAPQTFRSWFARRPAAPGDPVLLFVDTFTNYFTPEVGRAAVRVLEAAGYAPVLTAKQRCCALTWISTGQLDAAKKILGRTVHELAATDMPIVGIEPSCTAVLRSDAGELLGPTADPVAARTRTLAELLVQRGWEPPSLAGESVLAQPHCHHHAVLGWGTDAALLAAAGAQVQRVPGCCGLAGNFGVEKGHYEVSVAVADLALRPAVTAAGPHTTILADGYSCRTQLADLTERRGIHLAQLLEHHL; this is encoded by the coding sequence ATGCTACGAATGGATCCGGCGAGCCTCGGGGCGCTGCTGCGCCGTGCGGGCGTCTCCGACGTGCTGACCGACGGCACCACGCGGGCGGCCTACTCCACCGATGCCTCGCTGTACCGGGTGCCGCCACTGGTGGTGGCGCGGCCCCGGCACGTCGACGAGGTCGCGGCCGCGCTGGCGGTGTGCCGCGCCGAGGGAGTGCCATTGACCTCACGCGGGGGCGGAACCTCCATCGCGGGCAACGCCGTGGGCCCCGGCCTGGTGCTCGACTTCAGCCGTCACCTCAACCGGGTGCTCGCGGTCGACCCAGAGGCGCGCACCGCGACCGTGGAACCCGGCGTCGTCCAGGAGGTGCTACAGCGCCACCTGGCACCGCGGGGCCTGCGGTTCGGGCCGGACCCGTCGTCGTCGTCGCGGTGCACCATCGGCGGCATGGTGGGCAACAACGCGTGCGGCACCCGCGCGCTGGGCTACGGCCGCACCAGCGACAACGTGCTCGCGTTGCGCGGGTTGACCGGCGAGGGCGAGACTCTGGACGCCGCGTCGACGCGGTCGCGACTGCAGCGGATCGGCCGGGACAACCTGGCGACCATCCGCACCGAGTTCGCCCGGTTCAGCCGGCAGGTCTCGGGCTACGGCCTTGAAAACCTGTTGCCCGAACGGGGATTCGACCTGAATCGGCTGTTGGTGGGCAGCGAGGGGACGCTGGCCGTCCTCACCGAGGCCACCGTGGCGCTGGTGTCCGAACCCGCGCACCGGGTGCTGGCGGTGTTGGGCTATCCCGATATCGCGGCGGCGGGCGACGCGACGCCCCAGGTGCTCACGCATCGGCCGGTGGCGTGCGAGGGGATCGACTCGCGGATCGTCGAGGTGGTGCGGGAAAGGTTCGGGCCGCAGGCGGTTCCGCCGCTGCCGGCGGGAGCGGCCTGGCTGTTCGTCGAGCTCACCGGCGACGATCTGGCCGACACCGTGGCGCGGGCGCAGCGAATCGGCACGGACTGCGGCACCGTGGCGGCGGCGGTGGTCTCGGACCCGGCACAGGCCGCTGCGCTGTGGCGGATCCGGGCCGACGGCGCGGGCCTGTCGAGCCGAAGTCCGGCGGGGCTGCCCGCCCACGCCGGCTGGGAGGACGCCGCCGTGCCGCCGGAGCGGCTCGGAAGCTACCTGCGCGACTTCGACGCGCTGCTGGCCGACGCGGGCCTCACGGGCCTGCCCTACGGGCACTTCGGCGACGGCTGCCTGCACATCCGGATCGATTTTCCGCTCCGGAAACCCGGTGGCACACCGGCCTTTCGCCGGTTCCTCGAGGACGCGGCGACCCTGGTGGCCGGCTACGGCGGATCGCTGTCCGGCGAGCACGGCGACGGCCGCGCCCGCAGCGAATTGCTGCCGCTGATGTACTCACCGGCCGCGCTGGAGTTGTTCGCGGCCGTCAAGCACGTCTTCGATCCGGGCAATATCCTGAACCCCGGCGTGCTGGTCGACCCGCGACCGTTCGACGCCGATCTGCGCGAACCCGCCGCCCCCAGCCGCCGCCGCGACCTGGCGCTGGCCTACCGCCACGACGGCGGCGACTTCACCCAGGCCGTACACCGGTGCACCGGGGTCGGCAAGTGTCGCGCCGACAACAGCGCCACCGGCGGCGTGATGTGCCCGTCGTACCTGGCCACCGGGGAGGAGAAGGACTCCACCCGCGGCCGCGCCCGAGTGCTGCAGGAGATGATCAACGGCACCGCGGTGACCGGCGGTTGGCGCGCCGCGGAAGTGCATGAGGCGCTGGATCTGTGCCTGTCCTGCAAGGGCTGCCTGTCGGACTGCCCGACCGGAGTAGACATGGCGGCGCTGAAAGCCGAAGTGCTGCACCAGAGTTACCGCCATCGGCCGCGGCCGGCCGCGCACTACTCGCTGGGCTGGCTGCCGCGCTGGGCCAAGCTGGCCGCCGCGGCGCCGCGCCTGGTCAACGCCGCCACCGGCCTGCGCGGCCTCGGGCCGCTGGGGACGGCGCTGGCGGGGGTGGACCGGCGCCGCCGCATTCCCGAGTTCGCGCCCCAGACCTTCCGATCCTGGTTCGCCCGGCGGCCGGCGGCCCCGGGCGATCCGGTGCTGCTGTTCGTCGACACCTTCACCAACTACTTCACCCCCGAGGTGGGCCGCGCCGCGGTGCGGGTGCTGGAGGCCGCGGGCTACGCGCCGGTGCTGACCGCCAAGCAGCGGTGCTGCGCGCTGACCTGGATCTCCACCGGTCAACTCGATGCGGCGAAGAAGATCCTGGGGCGCACCGTGCACGAGTTGGCGGCCACCGACATGCCGATTGTGGGGATCGAGCCGTCGTGCACGGCGGTGTTGCGCTCGGATGCCGGCGAACTGCTGGGCCCCACCGCCGATCCGGTGGCCGCGCGCACCCGCACCCTGGCCGAACTGCTGGTGCAGCGCGGGTGGGAGCCGCCGTCGCTGGCCGGGGAATCGGTGCTGGCCCAGCCACATTGCCATCATCACGCGGTGCTGGGATGGGGCACCGACGCCGCGCTGCTGGCCGCGGCCGGCGCACAGGTGCAGCGGGTTCCCGGCTGCTGCGGACTGGCCGGGAACTTCGGGGTGGAGAAGGGGCACTACGAGGTCTCGGTGGCGGTGGCCGATCTGGCGCTGCGCCCGGCCGTGACCGCCGCCGGCCCGCACACCACGATCCTGGCCGACGGCTACTCGTGCCGGACGCAGCTGGCCGACCTGACGGAGCGCCGCGGCATCCACCTGGCTCAGCTGCTGGAACACCACCTCTAA